Genomic window (Egicoccus halophilus):
TGCGGTCACGTCCTCGGTCACGCCCGCTCCTCGGCCGCCCGAACCTCGACCGCACCGTACCGATTCGCCGCGGGAACGCCTCGGCCGCCGAATGCCAGCAGGCGTGACGTCCGGTGGGGCGTGGCCCGGCGGCCATGGCCGCCCGTCCGGAGTGGCGGGGTATCAACGACCGCGGTCGTAGGTCAGCATGGGGGTGCCGAACGGGGGCTCCCGCTTGCTGTCCGACCGCGCTCCGGCGGACACGGCCCCCCGGCCACCGCCCGTACGCGGGCCAGTGGCCGGAGGGTGGCGGGGATGCGATGCCCTCACCGTCCGGTGAGTGACGCTTCCCCCAGCACCCCGGCCGCTCCCGGCTGGGACCCCTGACCAAGGAGAACACCAGATGCTGCTCCGCAAGCGCTTCCTGTCGATCGCTGCCGTCGCTGGTCTCGCACTGGCTGGCGCTGCCTGTGACGATGGCGGTGACACCGGTACCGACACCACGGACACCACCACCGACACCGGCACCGACGACACCATGACCGACGACACCATGACCGACGATGGTGCGACGGACGACACCATGACCGACGATGGTGCGACGGACGACACCATGACCGACGATGGTGCGACGGACGACACCATGACCGACGATGGTGCGACGGACGACACCATGACCGACGATGGTGCGACGGACGACACCCTGGAAGACGACACCATGGGTGACGACACCATGGACGACACCGAGACCGAGGGCTGAGCAGCACGCTCCAGACCTGACGACGGCACCCACCGCCTCACGGCGGTGGGTGCCGTCGTTGCGTGGAGCCGTTGCCGTGCGGTCTGTGTGGGCGCGCTCAGTCGGGCAGGAGCCGGCGAGCCAGTGCGCGCACGGCGTCGGGATCCGCACCCGCAGCCGTCTGCGCGTGCATCCGGGCGTGGTCGTCGCCGGCGCGCAACGGGAGCAGCTCGTCACCGTCGAGGGTCACCACCGCGCCACCGGCCTCGCGGACCAGCAGCATCCCCGCGGCGACGTCCCACACGTGCGGGATGGCCGCGACAGAGGCTGCGGCGACGCCTTCGGCCACGACGGCCAGGTCCAGGGCCGTCGACCCCATGACGCGCGGATTGAGGGCCAGGCCGGCCCCTCGTGCCCGACGGGCCGTGCCGGTCGTCAGCATCACCGGGACGTGCCCCTGCGACGCGTCGTCCCAGGCCACCGGTCCGCGGACGCGGACGGTCTCGCCGTCGCGGGTGGCCCCCTCGCCGCGGACCGCCTCGTAGCGGCGACCGAGCGCGGGCGCGTCGATCGTCGCATACACGACCTCGCCGCCGTGGGTCAGGGCGACGGACACGCACCACCACGGCAGTCCTGCGGTGAAGTTCGACGTGCCGTCGATCGGGTCGACGACCCAGCACCACTCGGTGTCCGGGACGACGGTGTCGTGCTCCTCGCTGAGCACCCCGTGGTCGGGCAACTCGCGCTCGAGCACCGTGCGGAGCCGGTCGTCGACCTCGTGGTCGAGCGCGGTGACCGGCGTGCCGTCGTCCTTCGCGGTGGGCGTGACCCGGCCACTGGCACGGCGCAGTTCGTCGGCGAGCCCGTCGAGCGCCGGATGCAGCAGTGCGCGCGCGCGGGCGACCTCACGGCGCACTTCCTCGGACAGCGTCGGCACACGGCTCCTCGGACGCGTGAGGGCGACACCCTATCGACCCCGCCCGCGCTCCCGGACGGGCGGTGGTGGTCCGCCGTTCGCGCGGCCGCCTACGGCACCGTAACTTCCTCTTCCGTAGCTGGTTCCGTAGCCGGACCCGCCGAACGCTGGGAGATCGCGTGTCCTCCACCTCCGCTTCCGCCTCTTCCGTGCCACCTCGGTCCGGGCCGGCGCCCGTCCGCGGGGTCGAGCTGGCCTCGCCCCGGGCGCTGCGGTGGCAGCGCTTCGCGATGTCGGTCGCCGTGGTGCTGCCCCTGGCCGGTGTCGCCGCCGCACTGTGGTGGGGATGGGGCCGCGGGGTCAGTGGTGTCGACGTCGGCCTGCTGCTCGGGTTCTACTTCTTCACCGGGCTCGGCATCACCGTCGGTTTCCACCGACT
Coding sequences:
- a CDS encoding inositol monophosphatase family protein, which codes for MPTLSEEVRREVARARALLHPALDGLADELRRASGRVTPTAKDDGTPVTALDHEVDDRLRTVLERELPDHGVLSEEHDTVVPDTEWCWVVDPIDGTSNFTAGLPWWCVSVALTHGGEVVYATIDAPALGRRYEAVRGEGATRDGETVRVRGPVAWDDASQGHVPVMLTTGTARRARGAGLALNPRVMGSTALDLAVVAEGVAAASVAAIPHVWDVAAGMLLVREAGGAVVTLDGDELLPLRAGDDHARMHAQTAAGADPDAVRALARRLLPD